A portion of the Marinitoga litoralis genome contains these proteins:
- a CDS encoding ferredoxin family protein, whose translation MKIEDRLFLNRYRADEEHPHLKIKDMDVCKNCKDKPCINCCPAGVYQWDGEFMEVKFEGCLECGTCRIVCPYNNIEWEYPNGNYGILYKFG comes from the coding sequence ATGAAAATAGAAGATAGACTATTTTTAAATAGATATAGAGCAGACGAAGAACATCCTCATTTAAAAATTAAAGATATGGATGTATGTAAAAATTGCAAAGACAAACCTTGTATAAACTGCTGTCCTGCTGGAGTTTATCAATGGGACGGTGAATTTATGGAAGTAAAATTTGAAGGATGTTTAGAATGTGGAACTTGTAGAATAGTTTGTCCATATAATAACATAGAATGGGAATATCCTAATGGTAATTATGGAATACTATATAAATTTGGGTAG